AAAACTAGCGCTGGATGGTGCTGTTTGTGTCCAAAACAACGAAATGTGGTTTGCATCAGCACGTGAAGGATTTACTGGAGTTAATATGTTTACTGCTGAAAATATTAGTGGAAAATGGAAAAACTGGACATATTGCGGAGACAAACTGATGAAAAATTTTGAAATAGGAGAAGTCCATCTGCATGGAGATGATCTCTACTTTCACTCAGGCAGAAATGGCGGTAAAGGAAACTATGACATTTGGGTAAGCACCCGAACCGATACAAGTTGGTCTGACCCAATTGCTATAGATTCTGTGAATACTTCAGAAATAGATGGCTTTCCTTACATCACACCAAATGGAAATGAATTATGGTTTACTCGGACATATTTAAGAACTCCTGCCATTTATCGTTCAAAGAGGGTGAACAATAAATGGTCTTTTCCAGAACTTATTGTTTCTCAATTTGCGGGAGAACCTACATTAGACAATGAAGGAAATCTGTACTTTGTTCATCATTATTTTGAGAACTCAGTGATGATAGAGGCCGATATTTATAGGGCGAAGAAGAAATAATTAATTATTTCCCCTTTTGTTGATCCAGCAACCAGGTATAGAGTTCTGGCATTCGATAAACACGAATAAGTTGGCCATGCCCCCAATTTGGATATTCATTTAGGTTGATGTAGTAACCTCCACAGTTTTGCACCGCTTCCAGCATTTTAGTTGATTCGGAAAAAGGTACAGCTTTATCGAGTTTACCATGAAAAAGCCAGATAGGAAGGTCTTTCACTTCACAAGCATAGTTGGTATTTCCTCCTCCGCAAACAATGGAGGCAGCTGCCAGTTTTTTATGATATTTTCCAGCATAATCAAACGCTCCATATCCGCCCAAGCTCATTCCACTTACAGAAATTTTGTTGCTATCTATTGTATAATGAGCCAACATATAGTTCACCACAGCATCAACTTTATCTGGATTCCATGAGCTATTCGGTTTTAATTGGGGGGCAACAATCACAAAAGGAATATTCATCCCCCTTTTTATTTCATAAAGAGGGCCATATCTCAATACCCGATTCAAATCCGTACCACAAAGACTTCTACCGTGTAGAAAAATAAATAATGGGAAATTTTGACTAGAGTCAGTGTAAGTATCTGGCAAATAAACCCAAAATGGATATTCTGTGCTATCCTTTACCGTATACATTTGAGAATATCCTTGCTGAACGAGCAAGGCAATAACTGCTATGATGATGAGTTTTTTCATTCAATTGAAAAACAAAAAATCTTGTTTCCCCTTCCGGCCAACACTATCTTATTATCCCAGGCAACTGGTGAAGCTTCAAAATTCACACTCATAATGCGTGAGTCAAGCAGTTTACCGTTGCTTCCATCAATCAAATACACATAGCCATCAGAGTCTGCTGTGAAAATATACATATTCCCAAATTCATCGTATAAGTCCAAAGGCGAAGACCAAGAAAAACTCTTTAGGCTATACCGATAAACGATTTTACCTGTTTTCTTGTTTAGTGCAATAATTTCTCCTTCGTATTTTTTGGGATAATGAGCCATCGATATAATGATCAAATCTTTTGCCTTGTGTTTTCCAAGCAAAGGAGTAGCTAACATTCCGCCATTTACAGGATTTTTGCCCCGCTCAGAGTAGCACTTGAATTTTCTTTCCCATTCAATATGTCCATTAAAACCATCGAATTTTCTAAAATAGCTGTATCCACTATTTCCTTGCAAGTCAACTTCATTACCAGTATAAACAAATGGCTTTCCATATTCTTCTTCGATTACTACAGATGCATCTGTATCATCATCAACAAAATAGCTCCATACGGGTTTGTTTTTTTGCAAATCAACACATATTAAATTGCCATCGTTATCCGTTACATAAGCCAGATTACGACAAACAGCCATACTGCTTTCAATACCATATCGCCTGCTTTTATCTGTTTTATATTTGAATCGATTTGGTTTTGGAATCGAGTCGGCTCTAGAAAAATCCAGCATTTGTTGGTAAATCAAACCATTTTCACCAGGCCAATACAATGTATTATTCTCTTCATCAACCAAAGGCGAGCTATCGAAAGCTGTCCAACCGCGAGGTGCAAAAATCTCTTTTCCTGTTCGGTGCAACAACGTTTTATGATTATTCAAATCAAAAATCATCATTGCACAATTTCCTTTCACAGGAATACCTTGTCCCACAAAAAGTAATGGTATTTCTCCGGGACGTATGCTCACGCTTCCTTTTATTGGATTTGTTGTGGCAATGGACTTTCGACTTGCTTTACCACTTTCCAGATCTATGAAATAAACTTGTTTGGCTAAGGAACCAATAATCACCTCTTTAAACTCCGATTGCTTTTTATATTTTGCATCCAAATACTTGAATTTCTGCTTCATACTATCAGGCCACTGAACAATTGATGCCTGACCAGTCCATCCGGCTCCACCTCCCCATGATCTGTTTTTATATCCTTTTGATGTATCTCTTTGGGTATAAAACACCCATTCGTTTACAATTTTAGTGGGCTTGTATTTTATGTTTCCTTTTGCTGCAAAATCTCGATGAGGGCCTCCTCTGAAAG
This is a stretch of genomic DNA from Bacteroidota bacterium. It encodes these proteins:
- a CDS encoding prolyl oligopeptidase family serine peptidase, whose product is MKKLIIIAVIALLVQQGYSQMYTVKDSTEYPFWVYLPDTYTDSSQNFPLFIFLHGRSLCGTDLNRVLRYGPLYEIKRGMNIPFVIVAPQLKPNSSWNPDKVDAVVNYMLAHYTIDSNKISVSGMSLGGYGAFDYAGKYHKKLAAASIVCGGGNTNYACEVKDLPIWLFHGKLDKAVPFSESTKMLEAVQNCGGYYINLNEYPNWGHGQLIRVYRMPELYTWLLDQQKGK
- a CDS encoding PQQ-like beta-propeller repeat protein, coding for MLKKSLLILLLLPVLYIFQIRTIQIFEEAADFELSSNSQFGLFEPFEIPEIPNDLNTSYELDSQFAVKNKILLNQAYYSDFGILTFRGGPHRDFAAKGNIKYKPTKIVNEWVFYTQRDTSKGYKNRSWGGGAGWTGQASIVQWPDSMKQKFKYLDAKYKKQSEFKEVIIGSLAKQVYFIDLESGKASRKSIATTNPIKGSVSIRPGEIPLLFVGQGIPVKGNCAMMIFDLNNHKTLLHRTGKEIFAPRGWTAFDSSPLVDEENNTLYWPGENGLIYQQMLDFSRADSIPKPNRFKYKTDKSRRYGIESSMAVCRNLAYVTDNDGNLICVDLQKNKPVWSYFVDDDTDASVVIEEEYGKPFVYTGNEVDLQGNSGYSYFRKFDGFNGHIEWERKFKCYSERGKNPVNGGMLATPLLGKHKAKDLIIISMAHYPKKYEGEIIALNKKTGKIVYRYSLKSFSWSSPLDLYDEFGNMYIFTADSDGYVYLIDGSNGKLLDSRIMSVNFEASPVAWDNKIVLAGRGNKIFCFSIE